The following coding sequences lie in one Zingiber officinale cultivar Zhangliang chromosome 2B, Zo_v1.1, whole genome shotgun sequence genomic window:
- the LOC122047957 gene encoding probable disease resistance protein At1g61300, whose product MACINLNLDVDVNSCLSGLWASLPVLGRPKSGIQKLEKEMARLRVKRDDIKNQIDQADRQGKNPTNEVSQWLREVEELEGQLAAINQDFQSMSCFSCNCFNQTSGTSSQTQEVGDQVLIRESSNYCSIIRRVAKKLGEATELTSRAGALDPIATVGPPEPTMMLPISHRPPVGIESYVEDIVSYIDGGEGNIIGIYGMGGVGKTTMLKRIQQHYHLNHAIFDRVIWVVASKDCQLKRLQMDMAKSLGLETLQESESEQTCGDKLFSYLKNKNCLMFLDDIWEHLNLQLLGMAHSATEQGQQQHQQPRKVMVFTTRSETVCAQMKAEKKIKVRCLDSEQAWQLFEQNSDGDVLSSDAGIKFIAEELAKECAGLPLALVTVARAMSGKRSWEAWKEALHQIRDKHEWTAISLSEDSLVMYKAFKLSYDSLENDSIRECLLCCALWPEDYEINKFEELIPCWIGCGIFDEFNVINEAFAKGYSHLEALGAASLLEKCDSDYVVKMHDVIRDMTLLMVSGLKGNKRKWIVKAGIGLSDLPRQEEWQEAERASFMVNNITSLQEYGASTFSKLSMLILRRNRGLETIPPSLFASMPNLTYLDLSYCHITELPREMCSLTELRYLNLTNCYITRLPIEFGCLVKLEYLLLVNTGLEIVPNGMISNLSMLKWLNISHIYPATEWWWDELKCFKGHHQLSVEIGINATTDDIERLNMLSPNVSIWKLTLDGENISKLPNYDLGTPQWGCRVSDNLEILYIQDLRLDRLELAIGVGRESSFGCLNILRFINLKLLEEISLNRVRLYNLREVLIFDCPMLKDVSWVLQLPCLKSLDIRLCRTMKQVISEVGNSNSISSSSIQHLKLWHMSDLNLFANRPFHFPYLEYVQVYGCPKLKKLPFGVEILKNRLKVIKGEEYWWNNLDWDDESIKDSLTPYFRSRPY is encoded by the exons ATGGCGTGCATCAATCTAAATCTCGACGTAGACGTCAACAGTTGCCTGAGCGGGCTGTGGGCATCGCTGCCAGTACTGGGCAGGCCGAAATCTGGCATCCAGAAATTGGAGAAGGAAATGGCAAGATTGAGAGTCAAAAGGGACGACATCAAGAACCAGATCGACCAGGCGGATCGCCAAGGAAAAAATCCGACCAACGAAGTGAGCCAGTGGCTACGGGAGGTGGAGGAACTGGAAGGCCAACTGGCTGCTATCAACCAGGATTTCCAAAGCATGA GTTGCTTCAGTTGCAATTGCTTCAATCAAACTAGCGGCACGTCGAGTCAAACACAGGAAGTAGGAGATCAGGTTCTTATCAGAGAGTCATCGAACTACTGCTCCATCATTCGAAGAGTGGCGAAGAAGCTCGGCGAGGCTACTGAATTGACGAGCAGAGCTGGTGCACTGGATCCGATTGCCACAGTTGGGCCTCCGGAACCCACCATGATGCTTCCCATCTCGCACCGACCGCCTGTTGGGATCGAGTCGTATGTGGAGGACATTGTGAGCTACATCGATGGTGGAGAAGGCAACATCATAGGCATCTACGGAATGGGCGGTGTCGGTAAGACCACCATGTTAAAGAGGATCCAGCAACACTATCATCTTAACCATGCCATATTTGATCGTGTGATTTGGGTTGTGGCCTCCAAAGACTGCCAATTGAAAAGGCTCCAGATGGATATGGCTAAGAGTCTAGGACTAGAGACACTGCAGGAGAGTGAGAGCGAACAAACTTGTGGTGATAAGTTATTTAGCTACTTGAAGAACAAGAACTGCTTGATGTTTCTTGATGACATTTGGGAACATCTGAATCTTCAACTGTTGGGGATGGCACACTCGGCTACTGAGCAAGGCCAGCAGCAGCATCAGCAGCCGCGCAAAGTCATGGTGTTCACGACCCGCAGCGAGACAGTGTGTGCACAAATGAAGGCAGAAAAGAAGATCAAAGTTAGATGTCTGGATTCAGAACAAGCATGGCAACTCTTTGAGCAGAACAGCGATGGGGATGTTCTCAGCTCAGATGCTGGAATTAAGTTCATCGCTGAAGAACTTGCTAAAGAATGTGCAGGCCTTCCGCTCGCTCTTGTCACCGTCGCCCGGGCTATGTCTGGGAAAAGGTCTTGGGAAGCTTGGAAGGAAGCTCTCCATCAAATAAGGGACAAACATGAGTGGACAGCCATCAGTCTTTCAGAAGATTCACTAGTCATGTATAAAGCCTTCAAGCTGAGCTACGACAGTTTAGAGAATGACTCCATAAGAGAATGCCTCTTGTGCTGCGCTTTGTGGCCCGAAGATTATGAGATCAACAAATTCGAAGAGTTGATACCGTGTTGGATAGGTTGCGGCATATTCGATGAATTTAATGTGATCAATGAAGCTTTCGCCAAAGGCTACTCCCATCTGGAAGCTCTCGGGGCTGCATCCTTGCTAGAGAAATGTGATTCGGACTATGTCGTAAAGATGCACGATGTCATCCGAGACATGACACTGTTGATGGTTTCTGGGTTGAAGGGGAACAAAAGAAAATGGATTGTAAAAGCAGGAATCGGGTTGAGTGATTTGCCTAGACAAGAAGAATGGCAAGAAGCAGAGCGAGCATCATTCATGGTGAATAATATTACTTCTTTACAAGAGTATGGAGCTTCCACTTTTTCAAAACTTTCTATGTTGATTCTCCGACGAAACAGAGGCTTGGAAACAATTCCTCCGAGTTTGTTCGCAAGCATGCCTAATTTAACATACTTGGATCTCAGTTATTGTCATATAACAGAGCTTCCTAGGGAGATGTGTAGTTTAACGGAGCTTCGATATTTAAACTTGACAAATTGTTATATTACAAGACTGCCAATTGAGTTTGGTTGCCTGGTCAAATTAGAGTATTTGCTTCTAGTGAATACTGGTCTTGAGATTGTACCCAATGGAATGATATCCAATTTATCAATGCTCAAATGGCTGAATATATCTCACATTTATCCTGCAACTGAGTGGTGGTGGGATGAGTTGAAATGTTTCAAAGGACACCACCAATTAAGTGTGGAAATTGGCATTAATGCTACAACAGATGATATTGAGCGACTCAACATGTTATCACCAAATGTCTCCATATGGAAACTCACTTTGGATGGAGAGAATATTTCAAAACTTCCAAACTATGATCTGGGCACTCCACAATGGGGCTGCAGGGTAAGTGACAACCTTGAGATTTTGTACATTCAGGACCTCAGATTAGACCGATTAGAGTTGGCTATAGGCGTGGGTCGCGAATCAAGCTTCGGATGTTTAAACATTCTCCGTTTTATTAACCTAAAATTATTGGAAGAGATTTCATTGAATAGAGTTCGGCTCTACAACCTTCGTGAAGTATTAATTTTTGATTGCCCCATGTTGAAGGATGTTTCCTGGGTTCTCCAACTGCCATGTCTTAAATCTCTAGATATAAGGTTGTGTAGGACAATGAAGCAAGTAATAAGTGAGGTAGGAAACTCCAACTCCATCTCTAGCTCTAGCATCCAACACTTGAAATTGTGGCACATGTCGGACCTCAATCTCTTTGCAAACCGTCCGTTCCATTTTCCCTACTTGGAATATGTACAAGTGTATGGTTGTCCAAAGCTAAAAAAATTACCATTTGGGGTTGAAATATTGAAGAACAGATTAAAAGTGATTAAAGGTGAAGAGTATTGGTGGAACAACCTGGATTGGGATGACGAGAGCATCAAGGATTCCCTCACCCCTTATTTTAG GTCTCGGCCATATTGA